The following DNA comes from Bos indicus isolate NIAB-ARS_2022 breed Sahiwal x Tharparkar chromosome 3, NIAB-ARS_B.indTharparkar_mat_pri_1.0, whole genome shotgun sequence.
TCCAACCCCGTCATTATATGGGCAAGGGAGGCCGGCCAGGGGTTGTGGCCTCTTAGTTGACTCAGAGCTTCAGTTACTCCAGCTAAAACTGGAGGCAATTTGACTACTTCTATAAAGTTGTCCCAAAAGTTTATAAATCAAGAAGAGATATTTAAATGGatgctttcaattttatttaaaagaatacagtgaaagcgttagtcacgcagttgggtctgactctttgtgatcccgtggactgtagtccgccaggctcctctgtccatggaattctccagccaagaacactggagtgggggcttccctggtggtccagtggttaagaatccactttgcaatgcaaaGGACATTGGTTTGATAtcaggtctgggaagatgccacatgccacgcaacaactaagcccgtgcaccacaaccagtGAGTCTGCtggctgcaactattgaagccctgtgcctgagagcctgtgctcggccacgagagaagccaccacaatgagaagcccacacaccgcagtGAAGAGAAGACcttgctcaccacagctagagaaagccgcATATCACTGAAGACCCACCACGGCCAacaataaatagattaaaaaaaaaagaatactggagtgggtagccaatcccttctccagaggatcttcctgacccagggattgaatccaggtctcctgcgttgcaggcagattttttaccatatgagccactagggaagctccccCAAAGAATAAAAGACTCATACCAAATGGCAGCTGCTTTTGCCCTGAACATTTTCAGGAGTATCCCTGAGACGTGCTACTACCACCAGACTGTGGCAGCTTGACAGGACTGCTCAGACTCTTCTTCGTTGCTGTTGACttacaaatttattttagcttcgggcatgctgctgctgctgctgctaagtcacttcagtctgactctgtgcaaccccatagatgacagcccaccaggctctcccgtccctgggattctccaggcaagaacactggagtgggttgccatttccttctccaatgcatgaacgtgaaaagtgaaagtgaagttactcagtcatgtccgaccctcagtgaccccatggactgcagccttccaggctcctccattcatgggattttctaggcaagagtactggagtggggtgccattgccttctccgagcttcaGGCATATAACAtagtaattcattatttttacacATAATATTCCAGTTAAAGTTATCATAATATATTGGCTCTATTTGCTGTGCTGTATAACAGatccttgtaacttatttattttatacacagtagttggTGACTCTTAGTTCTCACTGCTAATTTcaccctttccctttctctccttactGATAATCACTAGATTGTTTTCTatatatgtgagtctgtttctgttttgttttgtttcattttttagattctacatataaataacagttatctttgacttatttcattaaatacaataaactctatgtccatccatgttgttgaaaaaaGTAGAATTTAACTTTTAcagctgactaatattccactgtgtattgtgtgtattagtcacttggtcgtgtgactccaggggatcttcctgacccagggattgaacctgggtctcctgtattgtaggcagatttgtTAACTGTCTGAgcctatatatatgtatctatagatctatattggagaaggaaatggcaacccactccagtgttcttgcctggagaatcccatggacagagaagcctggtaggctgcagttcatggggtcgcacagagttggacacgactgaagcgacttggcatagatctatatagacatatatgtatatatatacacaccatattGTCaatatctattcatctgttgacacctgggttgcttccacatcttggttcttgtaaataatgctgctgtgaagtTTGgggttcatttatcttttttaattgatattttattttcagatatataccccaaaatggaattgctggatcatatggtagttatatttatggatttttgaggaaccttcatactgttttccatagtggctgcaccaatttacattcccactaatggCACAAAGGTGAAgtgttctccacatccttgtcaacactggctatttgcagacttttaaaaaaactttttattttatattgaagtatagctgattaacaacgttgtgatagcttcaggtggacagcaaagggactcagccgtccACACAcatgtatctgctgctgctaccgctaagtcgcttcagtcgtgtccgactctgttcgaccccatagactgcagcccaccaggctcccccgtccctgggattctccaggcaagaacactggagtgggttgccatttccttctccaatgcatgaaagtgaaaagtgaaagggaagttgctcagtcgtgtccgaccctcagcgaccccatggactgcagcctaccaggctcctctgtccgtgggattttccaggcaagagtactggagtggggtgccattgccttctccaatacatgtaTCTagtctcccccaaactcccctcccatccaggctgccacagaacactgagcagagttccctgtgctacacagtaggaccttgttggttatctatttaaaatacagcagtgtgtgcaaGTTGATCCTAAACTCCCTAACTCCCCCTTCCCCCCATTCTTCCtctctggcaaccataagttcgttctcaGAGCAAGGCAGCCTCTTGAACTGGGTCTGTCTGGATTCTAATCAGAAGAGGAATATGCTTGAAGGCAGACTAGCCTCCGGGTGTTCAAAAGACCTTTTTGTTCCTTATTCATATTTCTGTCAGTCATTCTCTGCCTTTTGCCAACATACGAGGGAAAACCAGAACAATGGGACCAGAATGTCTAGGGGGAGACAGATGAAAAAGCACTAAAACACTGAAAGTCAGTGGTTTGTTTGAGCTGATCCAGCTCTCAGTTCCATACACAGAGGCTTATCAGTGGTATGTGGACAAGGGACAGCcatggtacttaaaaaaaaaaaatcaatcccttACTTGCATCCCAAGCTGCTATTTTGGGAGCACAAATTTCAATTAGCACTTCCTAAGAGAAGTTGATAAACATTTGGTCATTAACTGGAAACCATTGTCTCCCTCAAAGTTTAATGAACACAATATTTAGCCCTACCTCCTTTCTAATTCCTTGCTTATATACCACCAATTATGTTAATGTAATTTTTAGGATCAGTTCCTCTTGGCAGAGCTTTCTGCCTTCACGTTTATAACTGCATTTCTCCAAATGGAAAACATCCACTTTGATCTGCAGAAAAATGATCTGCATCCACTTTGATAAGCATAGTTTCATAcattacataaataatatttaacaataatgttcttttcattttgtacagatgaggacacaCAGTGAAGACAATTAATGAAAACCAGAAGACCTACTGCTATAATTAAGAACATCAAGATCAGGAGCAACTGATAAAGGAGGTCAGGCTGCACATACATGGACAAAGCCTATTTCCTGGAAGACACAACTTCTAAGCAACAGGAGGATTTGCCTTATGATGAGGGTTTCTCCCAAGTTAAGCTATACCATGGTTATAATCTTACCTCAAGATATGACATCCTTGATGTCTCAAATCAAATGAATTTAACAGAAGATGAGTCTCAAGAAAAGGCTACATATAGAGAGACTTGCCAAGAGGCAGATATGACCATGACTTTGGATAAAATGACTGAAAACGCTGTCAGCAAAACATGTGATAAAGAGAATCAATGCACCATATATCTTCCTATTTCAGCTAATCAGGAAGATGCTTCAAAGTCAAACATTTCTGATATTTTACTCCATCACCTTTGCAAAGAAGAATTCTCCAAAGATCAAGGCATTAATTGTGAAACTCTCCCAGAGATCTCTAATAATGACAGCTTTGATGaagctattattaaaaatattattgtgtGGCACGTTAAGAATTCTTGGCCGACAGAACAATCCTCAGAACTCACTGACCTACTCAACTCCAAAAGTGATGATGAAAATAGCAATAAGCCCAGTTGTTTTCTGACTATGACGGAAGAAAACACCTCTGATTCAGATGAGTCAGTGGCTTCTGGAGAAAGCAACCATGaggaaaattcaaattttctatcTAAAATCAAGAGTCTATGTGATAAACAAAAAAGTTGCCTATGGCAGACACCTCAGAAACAGGCTGAAAAAGAAAGCTCTGGCAACAAGTTCAAATATGGCCATAGTCAGGTTTATTACTGGTTCTCTAATTTCTCTAAGGTTGCTTCCAAAGTGAAAATTCCTAAAAATTACACGATTGACAAACCACTTATAACAGATCCACAAGCCAGCTTTTCTCCTAAATTGAGAGATAAGTCAGCTGTTGGGCAAGATATTTCAGAAAGCACATCTAGATCAAATTATGTTGAAAAACAAGAGCAGAAGTGGGAAACTACTCAACCTTCACAGCCAGTAGAGGTGAGTGAAAGCAGCCTTCAGGAAACACCCCCCAGGACCGCTGCTCATCCGTATGTGTGTGGGTCCTCAGAAGCTGCATAGAACTAAGTTGTAGTTCTGAGGTTCTGAATTCTAGTTCCAGTCCGGTACCCTGACCTCTCAGAGCTCAGTGGGTGTCCTCATGAGAAGAATCTGGAACTGAACTAACAATAacacagaataaaatccaaattcttcAACCAGGAATTTGCATCTCCCCATGTTTCCTGTCATCCTAGCCTTCTGAActcagctcccctcccccaggagtcATCCTGTTAGTGGGCTGGCCCCACCTTCTCTGAGCTCCTGCCTTACCAGGAACATCCCACCTCTGCTTATCAAACCCCCGCTCATTTTCATGATCTCCTTCAACTCCACACTGGCTGTAGGACTTTTCAGAATCCCACAGCCAGTCTTTTGCATCCgtatttcttaaatattctgTCAGAGCTTATCTCAGCCTCCTTGCATCATTACGATTTCCAAACATCTGTTCCTTCGACTAGATTTCAAGGCTCTGGAGGCAGCTGCCTCGTCTTCATCTTTCCATCACCCAATTCCCCCAGAGGCCTGGCCAGGTGTTTGCATATATTATGCCCTTGGTTATGAATGCTAACTTGAATTGTGATCTTTGATAACACATTTCAAGATGTTATACTGGTAACTATTTAACACAacattttgtttacatttaatttatactttttccCCTTTCCCCATCTTTCCATCCTTCCACCCACCTTCCCAAATGCTGAGGCTGAGGATCTCATTGACTATTTGAGGTTCCGTAGTTAAATAAGTTTACATTAATGATCAAAGTAAACACTTTAGTTCTCCGGCACTTTTCCAGGActgtatgatttttcttttaagcagTCTATGAAGGGCACCCTGCCTGAACACAGTCTGCCTGTCTCTATTTCCACCCCTTCATCCACCTTTTCTTTTAACTGAAACTTCTGGGGAATTTGAATAGAACTTCCCTTATGCCTtgcaactacacacacacatacacacacctggaGTCAGCAGCCCACTCGGCCTTGACCAGGATGCTTCTCTCAGTCTTAGAGAAATCTGTACCCCCATGACACTGGGAAGTCTCCACATTCCTCATTCTGCTTGCAGAAGAACACTCTTGGGTGGGCACGGTTCTCAGGGCCCTGTGGGCAGTAGGGGCAGAACGAATATCAAGTTCATCTGTCTCTGGTAACGGGAGTCTGAAGTGGGGCATCTTCTTTTCTCTTGTCCTGTCCATTCAGGTTGGAGAACTGGGCTCTGTAGTTTCCATAGCCATATATACCCGAGATATTCCTAATAACCACAGTCTAGTTTGACCACAACATTGGCTGTCTGTCTCTAGTGTGTTTGTGAGCTGTGTGTGTTGGGAACAATGGGAAGACAATCAAGGTGAATCACTCTGGAATTTGAAGTCTTATCCAGTTAGCCTCTGGTGATTAGAAAAGGGAATGTCCTGTGTGAAGTCACTGTCTTGCTCCCAGACACTAGCCACCATGTATCTGGTGTTAGTGAGAGCGCTAGCAATAGAGTCAGTGACGAGACCAACAGAGGTCCCTGCCCTCGTGGAGCTTGTGGTCGACCTGTAGGAGAAGGGTTTGAGTATTCCATATAATAGTATCAAACACGATAACAGTAATAGCTAACATATATTGAATGTTTACCATGTGCCAGATACTATGGTAACATTTAATTCTCATCATGACACTATGAAGTAGGTTCTGTTACTATCCCCGTTTTATTGCTGAAGAATTTGAGGTTTATAGCAATGACGTAATTGCTCTGGGTCACCCGGCAGATAAGTGTCAGAGTGGAATTCAACCTTGGCATCAGGGCCTCAGCTCTTGACATAACCCTGGGTGGCCTCCATGATGACCAGAACACATTGGGTCATCCTACATAATGGTGTCGTTGGTTAATATCAACAGTaatgttttcttatcttttcattGTGCAGATGGAGCCCACAGTACATATCCACCAAGAACATCTCACAGGTACTAGCATTTTTAAACCTCTTTGACTTAGATATACCTTTTGAAAAGAGATTTTTTCAATAGCGAATGGTGGTGATTGCCACAGACTTCTGTTTTCGGTACTTAACAAAACTGCAATGCAGTTGAGATGAATGGTAGCcaaaatttattctttcttttacagGAATAGAATCTGAGCCAAGTCTCTCTAACTTGCCATCGACTTCTCAGGAAGACCCTTCCTTGAGTTCTTCTTACATATTTCAAAAGATATCTCAGGGGAAGCAGATGTGTCAGAAGTTAAAAGAACAGACTGATCAACTGAAGGCTAAAGTAATACTTTTAAAGCTTATTATGAAAAATAGAAGTAATCAAATTCAAATATAAGACATCAGGCCCTTAATgaaatattgcatttttttcaCTGCAGGTACAAGAATTTTCCAAGTGCATAGCACAGGATTCTCCCTATCATTTTCAACGCAGAAGGCTGGTAATGAATTTTATCACATTTCAAAAATCTTTATTAGGGAATTTGACACGCAAACATATGACATAAATGACTTTACAGCATCATATTTTCTCTACACTGGTCGGGGTAGGAATGTTCTGGTAAGAAAAATTTTGCTGAAGATTGAGCTATCTTTCTCTTACAAGGACTAAAAGAGAGTAGAGCTTtctatttcaatatatatttagcCCCTTTTCCTTCTCAGGGGGATCTGTATGGCTGTTTTTCCTCAGCAGTCATCCCATAATACACTGGAAACCATGGTAGGTTCAGGAAAACAATATGTCAGCCATTGTAAAGGGCAAGCACAGCCAGATTTGATGGGCCTGGGGGACACAGGCTATAAAAGTTGCCAATATCTGCAAACTCAATATATAAAAC
Coding sequences within:
- the AKNAD1 gene encoding protein AKNAD1, with the protein product MDKAYFLEDTTSKQQEDLPYDEGFSQVKLYHGYNLTSRYDILDVSNQMNLTEDESQEKATYRETCQEADMTMTLDKMTENAVSKTCDKENQCTIYLPISANQEDASKSNISDILLHHLCKEEFSKDQGINCETLPEISNNDSFDEAIIKNIIVWHVKNSWPTEQSSELTDLLNSKSDDENSNKPSCFLTMTEENTSDSDESVASGESNHEENSNFLSKIKSLCDKQKSCLWQTPQKQAEKESSGNKFKYGHSQVYYWFSNFSKVASKVKIPKNYTIDKPLITDPQASFSPKLRDKSAVGQDISESTSRSNYVEKQEQKWETTQPSQPVEMEPTVHIHQEHLTGIESEPSLSNLPSTSQEDPSLSSSYIFQKISQGKQMCQKLKEQTDQLKAKVQEFSKCIAQDSPYHFQRRRLVLEKLQGRLKLLEQEFLANKEKHLTLEEQVQEHESPAVKDFDPERKVEGEIFKLEMLLKDFKEKIYKSKCTSAVSLPVNSPINLDDLSFTSSPPLNEVIQQPTANFMPGKMVFITSGEGRKSRQGGIFLSVSPRLLQHRNPAPSSPNSRSSQKEEPRRPAMEEPSTASGRQDRAETTSASCAFCLRVLQWKQKMEKKDHRGIDCGRFPIAIQDKMLHPDSVLGSDTGYSCCSASRIGLQSKFHYRYNTPGQNFFNHTERSAFAQLRYLNENNSSPTHSKPKWICFQKANPKSSNDGCEPISRKSDLATLSPHSHSCRISENTSSSNFSSNKETESEILNSSLDHALRTATILKQTTDQMIRTIAEDLAKVQRWRKKLKY